A stretch of DNA from Myxococcales bacterium:
GAAGTTTGGTACCTGAAAGGTGAGAGATGGGGCATCAACTGAACCCCAGAACGGGCGCTATCCTTCCAGCGGCCGAGGTGGTTTTTCGGCTTCAGAAAGAATTCCGTATCGTGAAGACGGATGCCGCGGAGGGTATGCGGCAAGCGCTGGGGATGGCTGCGTGGATTGAGCGCATGCCCGCGCGCGCTTTCTTCGGCCGCTACGAGGCTGCCTTGGCGCGAGCGGGGCGATTGCGAGCTCTTGCCCCCGGTGAGGCGCTGGTGGTCGAATTTGGCGATGAGCCCGACCGAGCCCTCAGAATCTATGTGATTCCCGAGGAACCGATCAAGTTCGGCTATGCATCGGACGAACACGAGGTGCAGTGCAGGCCGCTCGTCGAACGGTGCGCTCGGGTGCTCGATTGCGACGTGGTGTTGTTCTAATGGCTCTCGAGCGCGCGACGGGTACGGGGTTGTTCGTGCTTGCCCGGCATCTCGAGCTAGGTTGGAGGTCGAGGATCTCTATGTTCACGATAAGTCACTGGGATCGTTGGCAGGAAGAAGACCCTGGGCTGGACGTGCTCCCCGCGCTCAGGGACAGACTGCTCGTTGCGGATGACGAGCACCGGACGTGTCGGTATGCCACGAGGATACGGGCTGGTATCTGTCGGCCCACAACAGTGGGCGCGTTGTCTTGTTTCACCTTGGTACGCGAGCCGCCAGACATCGACGGGGCGTGTCGAAGGAGGAGACGCTCGAAATGTGGCGAAAGCTGATCGCGGGCGAGATCGATGCGCTCCTCGCCGAGCCATGGTCGCCAGGCTTCGGGTAGCGACGCGGAAAGCAATGTCGGTTGGCGTGCGCTTCTGTTGGAGGCCGTATGCCGGAACATGACGAGGCGGGTTCTTCATTCTCACGGGGTTTCCTGCACCATGAACACGCGCGACGAGAGACTGAGACAGTTCTTCGGTGGCTCCTTTCATCAGGATTGGGACGCGGAGGGCGCCGCGTCGTGGCAGGACGTGATCAAGCATTACGCAGCCACCGTTCCGCGCCCGCTGGTCGTTGGCATTCGGAACGACTTGGAAGAGTGGTTGAACGAATCGGCTAACGACGAAAGCCAAAATCTGCCGCCATCGTTCGGGTGCGACTACGATCCTCGCTCGGATGGGTTCACGGAGCGGCAGTGGGTGAGCCAAATCGTCGCCGAGCTCGACCGTCTCTTGCAGAACTAAACGATGTACCGGCGCTTCCTCGCGGTGCTCGTCCTCCTCGTGGCTTTCGTCGACAGGGCGGGGCAGCCGGAGCGATGCCGGATGGGAACGAAGTTCGAGCTTCGGAGTATGGTGATGAATCAGCCAGCGGCGAAGTTGGTGCGAGTCTTTCGAGAGGGCGTGCTCGCGCAGGGTGAAGCGATGAGGCGGGGGGACGCAACGACTGGGAACAAACACGCGAAACGTTACATTGCTGCGTTCCAAGCTCTGCATGCCATGGGCGACGAGGGGCGGGACGCACTGGTGCCACTCATGTTCGAGGGGCCAAACGATGTAAGGTCGATGGCGGCAGCGTGTCTTCTTCGCCACCGACATCAAGACGCGAGACGTGTGCTCGAGGAGATTTCGCGTGGTGAAGGGATGGTGGCCTTCGGGGCGGGCGAGTGCCTGAAGCGTTGGGAGGAGGGGGTGTGGGCGTTGGACCCGGAGGAATCTCCCCATGAAAGCGTGCAAACCTCACCGAATGGCGAGCTCGGTGTGGAAGGAGGTATGCCCTCGAACGATCTCGGCGAACGCCTGGAACAACATGAAGACGCGCCTTTCTCCTTCGTTGGGAATGCGGCCGCAGAGGAGAATGGGCCCGGAGGACAGCAAATTCGGATTTGCGATATTCCGCTCAAGGACGTGAAAGCCGGGAAGGTTTGGAAGGTGACGGACGACCGAGACCCGGACATGCTGAGGTGGTCGATAGAGCCCCTTCGTGCGCTGCCACACGAGGAGGAGACCGTTGTGTATTCGGTGGTCGGGGTACACCCGAGCGGTATGGTTATGCCCAAGTTGTTGATTCGTGAGGTTGGCACGTACGACTGGTGGGGGGATTCCCTCGAGTATAGGGACGGGGCATGGCGAGAGATCGAGTTTGTCGGGGAAGACGGTCCCTGGAGTAAAGCTGAGTACTATGTTGGCTCGCCACTTCCGAACGACCCGTCGTTCTCGGGAGGAGACTCTCATGAGGTGCACCGGACCGCCTTCGCTCGATGGCGGGACAGGCTTCCTGAGTAGCGGCGACACCCCGGAGACGAGTGCTCCTCCGACGCTGCCCATGAAGGAGGAGGCTTTGGCGCGAGAGGTGCCACGTCGAGCCGTGGGGCGTGGCACCCGGGGTCGGAGCGACGCTTGGTGCCCTGACGCTCTGCGTCTCGTGGAGCGCAGGCCGCCCAGACCGGAATGCGCCGTCGTCAGCAGGCGGCCCCACTTTCTCCTCGCGAGCCGCTTGACAAACTATCCGGCCGTCGTTTTTATCTCCGCCACCTCGAAACACGAAGGGGAGGGGATTCATGGCCAGCTCGAAGAAGTCTGCGGCGAATGTCGACTCGCACGTCAAGTCCTTTGCGCTCCTGAAGGAGCGGCTCGCGTCTCTGCCGGAGGACGAGACCGTCGCGATGAATGCCGATTTGGAGCTCGCGGCGACTGCCGGTCTCGTGCTCGTCGATAGGGCACGAGCGGACGGGCGGGCGGAGCTATTCGCGTTGCTCGAGGGCAAGCTCATGGAGGCCGACGTCCTGGCGAAGCTCGAGCGCACGTGCGAGGCGGCGCTGCATATCGTCGTAGAGAGCGCGCGCGAAGAAGCGGCGCAGACGGGCGTGAAGGTGGACCCGGCGACGGTCGACCGCGCAAACGAGGTGAAGCGGCGCATGCTCAAGTGCGCGAGCTACATCCTCGAAGGGAACGAAGAGGCCGAGCGCGAGATCGCCGACATCCGGCGCGGTGCGGGCTACCTCGACACCTCGCGGGACCTCGTGCGGCTCGCGGGCCTGTACGACGTGCACCTGAAGGCGCTCGCGAAGGACCCGAAGAACTACGTCGCGACCGATCACGACGAGGCGCTCCGGCTCGCGAAGTCGATCCGGGACCAGTACCGTGCGTCGCAGTCGAGCGCGGGGACCTTCATCGCGCTGCAGCCGAAGGTGTTCACGGAGGTGGGGCGGCTCTACAACGAGGTGCGGGCCGCCGCGGCGTTCATCTTCCGGAACCGGCCCTCGGCGCTCGCCGAGTTCGAAGCGCTGCGCACGGCGATGGCCACCGTGAAGGGGCGGAGCGGGAGCTCGAGCAAAGAGAGCGAAGGCGGGAGCCCCGAGCCGGCCAAGCCGGTCCAGGGGGGCGAGGACTGAGGGGGGGAGGGCGGCCGTCCCACGTGATTTCAAGTGCTTGGCGCCAACGTCGGTGGGGTCTCTGCCAGAGAGAGAGCCAGATGATGTCTGTCGCGGTCACGGAGGCTGAACATCAAGTGTTCACGAACCAGTGGCGCGCCCGAATTCCCTACGGGGATGGGACGGCCGCTGCCACTAGAGAGTCCGTCATCGAAGCGGCGCGCGAGATCTACAGGCACTATCCCGAGATCCTGAGGGGGCTTGGCCTATGAGGATCATGCACAGGGTGGCATTCGCCGCGACTCCCGCCGAGAGGCAGAATCTGGATGAGCTTGGCATCAAGATGTCGAAGGTGATAGCGATGCCCGGGGGCGGAGATCCGTTCGTCGCGTTCGACATCGGGGAGGATGACCCAACCTGGCTGCGGCTCCAAACCCTGCTGCGGCGGTGGGGTCACTCGGAAGGGTACGTGTCCACGAGCTTCACGAAGAAGGAGCTCGAGTCCGCGCGCTGGTTGGAGGTCGGCGCATGGCATCACGGTTACCCGCAGCCGCACGACGACGAATTCGGATATCTACATGCGACGTACGACCTGACCGACTGGTGCGAGTCGTGCGGCATCGGCATGAAGCAAAAGGCGCCTTTCCAGATGAAGCGCGAGCCGAAGTGGGGGCGCAACGCGATCATGCAGCTCATCTGGGTGTACGACGAGCTCTTTGTTACTCCCGATGCCTGGATTCGCGCCTTCAAGCCCGCAGGCGTGGGCTGTCGGCCTGTCTTGAATACCAAGGGCGTCGAGCTCAAGACCGTGGTTCAGCTCGTCGTGGAGACAAGGGTTGGCATCGTCACGAATGGGCTCGCCTTCGAGCGATGCGAGCGGTGCGGGCGGACGAAGTACCTGCCCGTCACGCGGGCGCATTTCCGGCGCTTCGTGACGTTCCGACCGCTTCGCTCGTGCGCACGGCCGAGTACTTCGGAAGCGGAGGGCAGGCCGATCAGCGCGTGCTCATGTCGCAGGACGTCGCTCGCGCGCTCAACGCCGCCGGTGTCCGCGGTGCGGTGCTCAAGCCCGTGACGGAGCTCTAGAACGCGGGGGCCCTCGAAGAGAGAGCTGATGGCTTCAGGGCCGTCGCATGTGTGCCATGGCGCCCCAGATGCTTGCCGCATGGGCAACGTCGGTGGGGCTCCGGCTGGTCCATTCGTCCGAGCGGTGCGGGCTCGGATGCGACGACGGTGAGGGAGTGGTTGCGGCCGCAGTTCTTTGATGTCCATGTTGTCTTTGGTAGGCTCGTCCTCGAGAACGTCGCGACAGGAGTATGGTGATGGATCGGAAGGCTGACTTGGTGCGAGTCTTTCGAGAGGGCGTGCTCGCGCAGGGTGAAGCGAGGGACGCGACACTCGGGAACAAACACGCGAAACGTTACATTGCTGCGTTTCAAGCTCTGCGTGCCATGGGCGACGAGGGGCGGGACGCACTGGTGCCACTCATGTTCGAGGGACCAAACGATGTAAGGTCGATGGCGGCTGCGTTTCTCCTTCGCCACCGACATCAAGACGCGAGACGTGTGCTCGAGGAGATTTCGCGTGGTGAAGGGATGGTGAGCTTCGGGGCGGGCGAGTGCCTGAAGCGTTGGGAGGAGGGGGTGTGGGCGTTGGACCCGGAGGAATCCCGTCATGAAAGCGTGCAAACCTCAGCGAATGGCGAGCTCGGTACGGTGGAAGGCATGCTCTCGAACGATCCTGTCGAACACTCGGATCAGCATGATCCGGGGCCCTTCGGCTTCGTTTGGAATGCGGCCGCAGAGGAGGATGGGCCCGGAGGACAGCAGATTCGGACTTGCGATATTCCGCTCAAGGACGTGAAAGCCGGGAAGGTTTGGAAGGTGACGGACGACCGAGACCCGGACATGCTGAGGTGGTCGATAGAGCCCCTTCGTGCGCTGCCACAGGAGGAGGCGACCGTTGTGTATTCGGTGGTCGGGGTACACCCGAGCGGTATGGTTATGCCCAAGTTGTTGATTCGTGAGGTTGGCACGTTCGACTGGTGGGGGGATTCCCTCGAGTATAGGGACGGGGCATGGCGAGAGCGTGACCCACAACCTGGCGGGGAGGATAGTCCGTGGATTAACGCCGAGTACTATGTTGGCTCGCCACTTCCGAACGACCCGTCGTTCTCGGGAGGAGACTCTCATGAGGTGCACCGGACCGCCTTCGCTCGATGGCGGGACAGGCTTCCTGAGTAGCGGCGACACCCGGCAGGGCGTGCGAGAGAGAGAGATGATGAGTAAGTTCCGGATCCATGCTCCCGTACTACTTTGTGCCAGTGGCGGTCCGTTCTTCCGGCGACTCGAGAAACTGTCGTGGCGGCTGCTCGGAAGGTACGCATCGCATGCAGAAATTCTGAGGGCGCTTGGGTCATGAAGGTCGTTCATCGAATCGGTTTTCGGGCAAGTGGGGAACAGCGCCTCGCACTCGAGGCTCTCGGCGTGAAGCTCCCCTCTGCGGTTTCGCTTCCCGAGGGCGGGGAACCACTGCTCACTTTCGATGTGGACGAGAACCACCCGAACTGGAGCTTACTCTCGGCGTTGTTCGACGGATGGAACGTGTTCAACATGGTCCGAACCGAGTTCACGAAGAAGGAGCTCGAGTCCGCGCGCTGGTTGGAGGTCGGCGCATGGCATCACGGCTACCCGCAGCCGCACGACGAGGAGTTCGGATATCTACAGGCGACGTACGACCTCACCGACTGGTGCGAGTCGTGCGGTATCGGCATGAAGCAAAAGGCGCCTTTCCAGATGAAGCGCGAGCCGAAGTGGGGCGCAACGCGATCATGCAGCTCATCTGGGTGTACGACGAGCTCTCTGTTACTCCCGATGCCTGGATTCGCGCCTTCAAGCCCGCAGGCGTGGGGCTGTCGGCCTGTCTTGAATACCAAGGGCGTCGAGCTCAAGACCGTGGTTCAGCTCGTCGTGGAGACAAGGGTTGGCATCGTCACGAATGGGCTCGCCTTCGAGCGATGCGAGCGGTGCGGGCGGACGAAGTACCTGCCCGTCACGCGGGGCGCATTTCCGGCGCTTCGTGACGTTCCGACCGCTTCGCTCGTGCGCACGGCCGAGTACTTCGGAAGCGGAGGGCAGGCCGATCAGCGCGTGCTCATGTCGCAGGACGTCGCTCGCGCGCTCAACGCCGCCGGTGTCCGCGGTGCGGTGCTCAAGCCCGTGACGGAGCTCTAGAACGGGGGCCCTCGAAGAGAGAGCTGATGGCTTCAGGGCCGTCGCATGTGTGCCATGGCGCCCCAGATGCTTGCCGCATGGGCAACGTCGGTGGGGCTCCGGCTGGTCCATTCGTCCGAGCGGTGCGGCGGAACGTGTCAACGCGTTTGAGACAGCGAGTACGTGAGTTCTATGGGGCGACGACCTGCGAAGGTTGCTCCGGCTCCGCGCGGCACGGACGTCGGGCGCGACGAGTGGCGGGCGCGCCGCGCGGTTCCGCACCTCCGGTCGAGGGGCGCGTGTCGATGAGGGGCGGGTCGTCCCGGTGGTCGGTGTCGTGCGCGCGGACCTCGCGCCCCTCCACCGTCGCCGCGGTCGGTTCGGCAGAGATGGGATTGATTTCGACCTTCGTCGGTGGCCGACGGACGGTCGGTTGTCCGTTCGGAAAGCGTTCCGGATGGGCCGCGTAGGCAGCATCGAGCGCGCGCTGCCGGTCTTCGGCGACTTGGTCGACGCGGCCGTGGAAGACGTCGGCTGGCGTGAAGAGCGCGAGGCCGGCGTGGTGATGCTCGTCGTTGTGCCAGCCGAAGAAGGGCTCGAGCCACCCGCGTGCGTGCACCTCGCTGGCGAAGCGGACCGGGTAGTCGGGTTGGTACTTCAACGTCTTGAACTGCGCCTCGCTAAAGGCGTTATCGTCCGAGACGCGCGGCCGGCTGAAGCTCCGCGATGCGCCGAGGTCCAGAGGAGCTGGGCCAGGGTGTCGCTCTTCATCGCGGAGCCGCGGTCCGCATGAACGATGCAGGCCGGGCTCGATGCCGTGGCGCGCGATGGTCTCGGCGAAGAGCGTGGCAGCGAGGTGCTTGCATTCCTTGGTCGCGACCATCCAGCCGACGACGAAGCGGCTGAACAGGTCGATGATGACGTAGAGATGGAAGAACTTGCCCTTCTCGGTCGTCGCGAGCTTGGTGATGTCCCACGTCCAGACCTGATTCGGTGCGGTAGCCGTGAGCGACGGTGTCGGGTGCACCTTCGCCTCGCGAACGTTGCGCCGCTCCCGGACCTCGCCCGAGTCGGCGAGCACGCGGTACATCGTGCGAATCGAACCGATGTACGCGCCTTCTCCGAGCAGCGTCGCGTAGACCTCAGCCGGGGGCTGATCCACGAATCTCGGATCGTGAAGCGTGTCGAGGATGCGCTTCCGCTCCTCTTCCGTGAGCGGAACGTGTCAACGCGTTTGAGACAGCGAGTACGTGAGTTCTATGGGGCGACGGCCTGCGAAGGTTGCTCCGGCTCCGCGCGGCACGGACGTCGGGCGCGACGAGTGGCGGGCGCGCCGCGCGCATCCGTACCCCCGGTCGAGGGGCGCGTGTCGATGAGGGTCGGGTCGTCCCTGTGGTCGGTGTCGTCTGCGCGCGTAACCGGCCAGGTTCGCGCCTTCGAGTCTGACCTGATTTCAATGCGTTACGGCCAACGTCGGTGGGCCCTGGGCCGGGACCTCGGTGGCGAGCCGCGGCGGTCTCCACAGAGCCCTCGCGGCCCACGACGCGACCCGCTCCCCACGCCTCCGAGGCACCCTTCCTAAGTCTTTTCAGCTACTTGGCGCCAACGTCGGTCGCCCCGCACCCGTCGAAGCGCCGCAGGTGCTCGCGCGCTGCCCCCACCCGTCGCTCACACCCGCCGTGCCCAAAATGGGTGCCCGACACCCATCCGGAGCACCGGCCGTGCCCAAAATGGGTGCCCGAGACCCCACCTCCGGCACCGGCCGTGCTCGCGGCACCTGCCCCGCACCCCCGCGAAGCACGCGCCGTGCTCCGCGCGGCTCGGGCTGCCTCGCGAGCCCCTCTCCGTCCGCGGGTCCCCGGCCTTTCCCCGCGCGGTCCGGGCTACGCTCCCCCCCGATGGTGACCCTCGAAGGCGAGGTCCTGCGCACGACGTACGAGAGCGACACGACAGGGTTCCGTGTCGTGCGCGTCGCGCCTGCGGGATCGCGACGAGGCGGTCAC
This window harbors:
- a CDS encoding transposase encodes the protein MYRVLADSGEVRERRNVREAKVHPTPSLTATAPNQVWTWDITKLATTEKGKFFHLYVIIDLFSRFVVGWMVATKECKHLAATLFAETIARHGIEPGLHRSCGPRLRDEERHPGPAPLDLGASRSFSRPRVSDDNAFSEAQFKTLKYQPDYPVRFASEVHARGWLEPFFGWHNDEHHHAGLALFTPADVFHGRVDQVAEDRQRALDAAYAAHPERFPNGQPTVRRPPTKVEINPISAEPTAATVEGREVRAHDTDHRDDPPLIDTRPSTGGAEPRGAPATRRARRPCRAEPEQPSQVVAP
- a CDS encoding DUF2019 domain-containing protein is translated as MNQPAAKLVRVFREGVLAQGEAMRRGDATTGNKHAKRYIAAFQALHAMGDEGRDALVPLMFEGPNDVRSMAAACLLRHRHQDARRVLEEISRGEGMVAFGAGECLKRWEEGVWALDPEESPHESVQTSPNGELGVEGGMPSNDLGERLEQHEDAPFSFVGNAAAEENGPGGQQIRICDIPLKDVKAGKVWKVTDDRDPDMLRWSIEPLRALPHEEETVVYSVVGVHPSGMVMPKLLIREVGTYDWWGDSLEYRDGAWREIEFVGEDGPWSKAEYYVGSPLPNDPSFSGGDSHEVHRTAFARWRDRLPE